The bacterium genome includes a region encoding these proteins:
- a CDS encoding UvrD-helicase domain-containing protein has protein sequence MSGEPILTKDTELQFPNFTILKASAGSGKTHALSLRFVQFLLSEQIPYNQLQNILAITFSNNAAKEMKDRILDWLKKIYFADPDKTDEILAVTSLDKNSLSQKAEQAITNILSNYTDLQVRTIDSFMTSIFKSSALDLGFPPEFDIVMDNSELIEYAFYRYLRNVKPGTEPAVLIESIIQRIQEQIGSEKGYVWDPASKILEEIKQLYTKLSALTKPPTVYDYQREIEETKQTIADRAEKLYQALRNSSLVISGKNTFTKIYEAIQRNAYADLLDCGIKSNPVNQPKGNNAKQNEMYQRILSLWTELTDAIRLYREYHAKSFYYPYLKMYTELMETLNQVKRQEGTVFIEDISKRLVEYINAEIIPDVYFRLGDRIYHYLIDEFQDTSPIQWENLKPLIENSLATQGSLFIVGDTKQAIYGFRNADFQIMQRMVTGEVQPFGSVHQQVDELPINYRSYEKIVELTRTVFQGILPTLKDSLAEYRSAGERSGLTSYQQSVKDEHKNKGYVEIKLFAKNADVPEEKTYIQSLVQELASRGYRWSDIAILTYKNDKVTEISSWLNEISVPFISYSALDIRKQQVVGELIALLKFLDSPPDDLSFATFILGDIFQRALAQDTSHSISIERIHQFLFQTNTQKLRPIYTAFRTDFPELWQKYFDPLFRSVGYLPLYDLMTEIYRIYSILPRYASSHEATFIKLLEVIKDFEGKGLNSLGSFLTYSADEESEDTSWNIAVPKSVDAVSVMSIHKAKGLEFPVVISVVYDADAIRFDYVMDDSGENITVLKITKSLAEATDYLQQRYDQERLKECVNRLNTLYVAMTRAIGELYIIGVSNDEKYFAGEQTVPAKFPMPLLPISDYPPQSNKPLKTIGKERETPKRFTLRHTSAGKTFLSKQQDKLTDAVQERGELIHRILSEIEFLDQDSNLDQQLNGIIDKDTTLSDKSLDSQGLIQSLIPFLSNPDVKEYFTSKPGRRVLREQELVAPDGRLFRLDRIVLDDDRITAVSYKTGTESDREELYHAQVKQYLELVSAIYPHKPVEGYIGYIDLNRLVKI, from the coding sequence ATACCGAGTTGCAGTTCCCGAACTTTACTATCCTGAAAGCATCCGCTGGCTCGGGTAAAACCCATGCGTTATCGCTTCGGTTCGTCCAGTTCCTCTTATCCGAACAAATCCCGTATAACCAATTGCAAAATATTCTGGCGATAACCTTCTCGAATAACGCTGCAAAAGAAATGAAAGACCGGATTCTCGATTGGTTGAAAAAAATCTATTTTGCTGACCCGGATAAAACTGACGAGATTTTAGCGGTTACTTCCCTTGACAAAAATAGCTTGAGTCAAAAAGCGGAACAAGCGATAACCAATATCCTATCGAATTATACGGATTTACAAGTCCGAACGATTGATAGCTTTATGACCTCGATTTTTAAATCGTCTGCGCTCGACCTCGGGTTTCCGCCGGAATTCGATATTGTGATGGATAATAGCGAGTTGATTGAGTATGCGTTCTATCGTTACCTGCGTAATGTTAAACCGGGTACGGAACCAGCGGTTCTAATTGAATCAATCATCCAACGGATACAGGAACAAATCGGTAGTGAAAAAGGTTATGTTTGGGATCCGGCATCGAAAATATTGGAGGAAATTAAGCAACTCTATACGAAACTTTCCGCACTTACGAAACCACCAACGGTTTACGATTACCAGCGAGAAATTGAAGAAACGAAACAAACGATTGCTGACCGAGCAGAGAAATTGTATCAGGCATTGCGTAACTCTAGTTTAGTTATCAGCGGGAAAAACACGTTTACCAAAATCTACGAGGCAATTCAACGGAACGCATACGCTGACCTGCTCGACTGTGGAATTAAGTCGAACCCGGTGAATCAACCAAAGGGTAACAATGCGAAGCAAAATGAAATGTATCAGCGGATTCTATCGTTATGGACAGAGTTAACCGATGCGATTCGGCTATATCGCGAATATCATGCGAAATCATTCTATTATCCCTATCTTAAAATGTATACGGAACTCATGGAAACCTTGAACCAGGTTAAACGACAGGAAGGAACGGTTTTCATTGAAGATATCAGTAAACGGTTGGTGGAATATATCAATGCAGAAATTATCCCGGATGTGTATTTCCGACTCGGAGATAGAATTTATCACTATCTGATTGATGAATTTCAGGATACTTCCCCGATCCAATGGGAGAACTTAAAACCGCTCATTGAGAATTCGCTCGCTACCCAAGGGAGTTTGTTTATCGTCGGCGATACCAAACAAGCGATTTATGGATTTCGAAATGCGGATTTTCAAATCATGCAACGAATGGTTACCGGAGAAGTTCAACCGTTCGGGTCGGTTCACCAACAGGTAGATGAACTGCCGATAAATTATCGGAGTTATGAGAAAATCGTTGAACTTACCCGAACAGTTTTCCAGGGTATTCTACCGACACTAAAAGATTCGCTCGCTGAATATCGTTCCGCAGGGGAACGCTCCGGATTAACGAGCTATCAACAATCGGTTAAAGATGAACATAAAAATAAAGGGTATGTTGAAATCAAACTATTCGCTAAGAATGCGGATGTTCCGGAAGAAAAAACATATATTCAATCGCTCGTGCAAGAATTAGCATCACGCGGGTATCGTTGGTCAGATATCGCCATATTAACCTATAAAAATGATAAGGTTACAGAAATTTCATCGTGGTTGAACGAAATCAGCGTCCCTTTTATTTCATATAGCGCGCTGGATATCCGGAAACAGCAGGTTGTTGGTGAACTGATTGCATTATTAAAATTTCTCGATTCACCGCCGGACGATTTATCGTTTGCAACGTTTATTTTAGGTGATATTTTCCAGCGAGCGTTGGCTCAGGATACTTCGCATTCGATCTCTATCGAGAGGATTCATCAATTCTTGTTTCAAACTAATACGCAAAAACTCCGCCCGATATATACCGCATTTCGGACGGATTTCCCCGAACTCTGGCAGAAATATTTCGACCCGTTATTTAGATCGGTCGGATATCTGCCGCTGTATGATTTAATGACGGAAATATATCGGATATATTCAATACTACCACGGTATGCATCGAGCCATGAAGCGACGTTTATCAAACTGCTTGAAGTGATTAAAGATTTCGAAGGGAAAGGATTGAATTCGCTCGGCAGTTTTTTAACGTATTCCGCTGATGAAGAATCGGAAGATACCAGCTGGAATATTGCGGTACCGAAATCGGTTGATGCGGTATCGGTCATGAGTATCCATAAGGCAAAAGGACTCGAATTTCCGGTAGTGATTTCTGTCGTCTATGATGCTGATGCGATACGATTCGATTATGTAATGGATGATTCTGGCGAAAATATCACGGTGTTAAAAATTACCAAATCACTGGCTGAAGCAACTGATTATTTACAGCAACGTTATGACCAAGAACGGTTGAAAGAATGTGTGAATCGGTTGAATACGCTTTATGTCGCTATGACTCGCGCGATTGGAGAACTGTATATTATTGGGGTTAGCAATGACGAAAAATATTTTGCTGGTGAACAGACGGTTCCAGCTAAATTTCCGATGCCATTACTTCCGATATCCGATTATCCGCCGCAAAGTAATAAACCGCTGAAAACTATTGGAAAAGAAAGAGAAACACCGAAACGATTCACCCTGCGCCATACTTCTGCAGGGAAAACATTCCTATCAAAGCAGCAAGATAAGTTAACTGATGCGGTGCAAGAACGCGGTGAATTAATCCATCGGATTCTATCGGAAATAGAGTTTCTAGATCAAGATAGTAACCTCGACCAGCAACTCAACGGAATTATCGATAAAGATACGACGTTATCGGATAAATCACTTGATTCGCAAGGATTGATTCAGAGTTTGATTCCGTTCTTATCGAATCCGGATGTTAAAGAATATTTTACGTCAAAACCTGGTCGGCGCGTTCTCCGTGAACAGGAATTGGTAGCGCCGGATGGACGATTATTCCGTCTGGATAGAATTGTTCTTGATGATGACCGCATTACCGCTGTCTCTTATAAAACGGGAACGGAATCTGACCGTGAAGAATTATACCACGCACAGGTTAAGCAATATCTAGAATTAGTATCAGCTATATATCCGCATAAACCTGTTGAAGGGTATATCGGATATATTGATTTGAACCGATTAGTTAAAATTTAA